The Xenopus laevis strain J_2021 chromosome 7S, Xenopus_laevis_v10.1, whole genome shotgun sequence genome includes a window with the following:
- the LOC108697257 gene encoding trypsin-3-like isoform X2 gives MMPFWALMFLAVAAAAPLDDDKIIGGYECTPHSQPWQVYFTENGDRWCGGSLISARWIISAAHCYVPPETMVAHLGEHDLNKKETTEQHIQVESIYMHHGYNEDTYDNDIMLVKLAEPAQYNQYVQPIPVARSCPKAATECLVSGYGNLLAYGVKYADQLQCLDLPILSESSCKASYPKKISENMFCAGFLEGGKDSCQGDSGGPLICNGELYGVVSWGWYCARKDLPGVYAKVCNYLDWIQDITNNN, from the exons ATGATGCCTTTCTGGGCATTGATGTTCCTGGCAG TTGCAGCTGCAGCTCCTCTGGATGATGATAAGATTATAGGGGGATATGAATGCACCCCTCACTCTCAGCCCTGGCAGGTTTATTTCACCGAAAATGGAGACCGCTGGTGTGGGGGTTCACTGATCTCAGCAAGGTGGATTATTTCTGCTGCACATTGCTACGTTCC ACCCGAGACCATGGTTGCTCACCTTGGAGAACATGACCTTAATAAGAAGGAGACAACTGAGCAGCACATCCAAGTGGAGAGCATCTACATGCACCACGGCTACAATGAGGATACTTATGACAATGATATCATGTTGGTTAAACTAGCGGAACCTGCTCAGTATAATCAGTATGTACAGCCCATCCCAGTGGCAAGAAGCTGCCCAAAAGCGGCGACTGAGTGCCTTGTGTCTGGCTATGGAAATCTGCTTGCGTATGGTG TGAAGTACGCTGATCAATTGCAGTGTCTAGATCTGCCCATTCTGTCTGAATCCAGCTGTAAGGCTTCATATCCCAAGAAGATTTCCGAGAACATGTTCTGTGCCGGCTTCCTGGAAGGTGGAAAGGATTCATGCCAG GGTGACTCTGGTGGACCTCTGATTTGCAATGGAGAACTCTATGGAGTGGTCTCATGGGGATGGTACTGTGCCAGGAAGGATCTTCCAGGAGTTTATGCTAAAGTCTGTAACTATCTAGACTGGATACAGGACATTACAAATAACAACTAA
- the LOC108697257 gene encoding trypsin-3-like isoform X1, with amino-acid sequence MMPFWALMFLAVAAAAPLDDDKIIGGYECTPHSQPWQVYFTENGDRWCGGSLISARWIISAAHCYVPPETMVAHLGEHDLNKKETTEQHIQVESIYMHHGYNEDTYDNDIMLVKLAEPAQYNQYVQPIPVARSCPKAATECLVSGYGNLLAYGVKYADQLQCLDLPILSESSCKASYPKKISENMFCAGFLEGGKDSCQGDSGGPLICNGELYGVVSWGWYCARKDLPGVYAKVCNYLDWIQDITNNN; translated from the exons ATGATGCCTTTCTGGGCATTGATGTTCCTGGCAGTTGCAG CTGCAGCTCCTCTGGATGATGATAAGATTATAGGGGGATATGAATGCACCCCTCACTCTCAGCCCTGGCAGGTTTATTTCACCGAAAATGGAGACCGCTGGTGTGGGGGTTCACTGATCTCAGCAAGGTGGATTATTTCTGCTGCACATTGCTACGTTCC ACCCGAGACCATGGTTGCTCACCTTGGAGAACATGACCTTAATAAGAAGGAGACAACTGAGCAGCACATCCAAGTGGAGAGCATCTACATGCACCACGGCTACAATGAGGATACTTATGACAATGATATCATGTTGGTTAAACTAGCGGAACCTGCTCAGTATAATCAGTATGTACAGCCCATCCCAGTGGCAAGAAGCTGCCCAAAAGCGGCGACTGAGTGCCTTGTGTCTGGCTATGGAAATCTGCTTGCGTATGGTG TGAAGTACGCTGATCAATTGCAGTGTCTAGATCTGCCCATTCTGTCTGAATCCAGCTGTAAGGCTTCATATCCCAAGAAGATTTCCGAGAACATGTTCTGTGCCGGCTTCCTGGAAGGTGGAAAGGATTCATGCCAG GGTGACTCTGGTGGACCTCTGATTTGCAATGGAGAACTCTATGGAGTGGTCTCATGGGGATGGTACTGTGCCAGGAAGGATCTTCCAGGAGTTTATGCTAAAGTCTGTAACTATCTAGACTGGATACAGGACATTACAAATAACAACTAA